The genome window CCCTGACTGCCGGAGTGCTTTTCTTTGCTTCGCCCTGGCTCCGGCTGTGCGCCGGACGCAACGCGCTGGAAGAGGGCAAACCGGCCGAAGCGAAAGCGATCTTCAGCATGCTGGGAACCTACGGCGGAGCGGATGAAATGATCTCGGAGTGTGACTGGCGGATTGCCCTGAAGGCGGCGGAGGAAGGCACAACCGCTGAGGCGCTGGCAGAGGCTTCCGCGATGCTGCGGGCAGTGGACAAGCCGGAAGCGGTGGACAAGGCCAATGAGACGGATCTGATCCGGGCCAGGATGCTGATGGAACAGGGAGACTGGCAGGGAACGCTGGATGCGCTGGCCTCGCTGCCGGAGGACTATGACGGACGGACGGAGCTGGATCAGAAAGCCAACATGGCCCGGGCAGCCAAGCTGAAAGCGGATGGCAGCTACGATGATGCCCGGACGATCTTCCTGTCCCTGGGCAGTTACCCTGGCGCAAGGGAAGAAGCGTCCGCGTGTCTCTATGAACCCGCGAAGGAACTGATGGCGCAGAAAAACTGGGACGGCGCGATCGATAAGCTCAGCGGCATCCCGGATTACCAGGACAGCCGGGAACTGACGCTGGAGTGCCATTATCACAAGGCGGAAGATTTGCTGGAAGACGGGGATCCTGAAGGCGCAAGCCGGGAATTCCTGCTGGCAGGCAACTGGGGAGACGCGCCGACACGGTGCAAATCGCTGACCTATGCCCAGGCGGAGGAAAAGTATGCCGCCGGGGATATCAAGAGCGCCCAGAGCCTGTACGCGTCTATTCCGGATTACCTGGACAGCAATACCAAAGACCAGGAATGCCGGTACACGCTGGCGGAGGAAGCGGTTGCTGTACGGGAATTTACCCGGACGCTGGAACTGCTGAGTGGTGTTCCGGATGACTATAAAAAAACAGCCGCCCTGCGGGCGGAAGCCTCCTATGAGAAAGCGAAAAACGCGATTTACCAGGAGGACTGGGCTACGGCGGCGGAACTGCTGGGAAGCATGGACCGGGAAGGCCTGCGCCGGCAGTACCGGGATATAGAACAGCTGTACCTGCAGGCCTGCGAAGGCGCCGGTATTGATCCGTATCCCACACCGGCAGCGGAGCCGGAGGTGCCGGCTGAAACGCCTGTACCCGCAGAAAACACCCCCGAACCGGAAGCCGCTCCGACGGAAACACCGGTTCCGGACCCTTTCCTGGTCACTGAGGACGAGTAACCATGAGTGAGAGAAGACAGCGGATCCCCGAACTGGACGGGCTGAGGACCCTGATGATCTTTATCGTCAGCTGGTTTCATATCTGGCAGCAGAGCTGGCTGAGACCGGTGATCGGATCCTACAGCCTGGATTACCTGGTGCGGTCCGGCTATGTATGGGTGGACGGTACGGTCCTGCTCAGTTCTTTCCTGCTGTTTCTTCCCTACGCGAAGGCGATGCTCGACCGGACTCCCGCACCGGACACAAGGGATTTTTATTTCCGCAGGGCAAGGCGGATCCTGCCCGGATATTATTTCATTATCCTTGTGACGCTGCTGGCGATCGCGATCCCGTGGAAGCTGTATGACAATCCGCAGTTCCTGGTCAAGGATGTGGCAACACACCTGACCTTTACTTTTCCCTTCTTTACGGATACCTATCTCCTGACACCGCTGGGGGCCGCCAGCTGGACCCTGGCGATCGAGGTGCAGGCCTATGCTTTGTTCCCGCTGATCGCCCGCGGCGTGATGAAAAAGCCGGTGCTTATGCTGGGTGTTTTGTGCGCGGTCTGCTTCGGATTCCGGGCGTGGTGCATCTGGGCGTTGACGGATTACAACATGGTCGTAAACCAGCTGATCAACTTCCTGGATGTTTATACGGTGGGTATCCTGGCCGCAATGGTTTATGTACGCCTGGACGGAAAGCGCGCCGGGAGGACGGACGGGCAGCCGGAGACGGCAGAACCGCAGCGGAAACCGGATTGGCGGAAGTACGGATACCAGGTGCTGGCAACATTTGTGTTTATCGTCGGATTCATTGCCCTCCTCCGGATGCTGCGCTTCCAGGCTTCCTCCATGGATAACACGCAGATCCAGATGCGACAGATGATCTACCGGCCGGTCTTCGCCCTGTGCTTTGTCTCTTTACTGCTCTCGGCGCCTTTCGCGCTGCTGCCGCTGCGTAAACTGCTGGGAAATCCGGTCACGAAATTCCTCGGCGGTGTCAGCATGAATTATTACCTGATCCATCAGACGGTGATTGTTCATCTGAAACGACTTCGCTTTCCGCCGTCGGTCAGCGATATGCCGAACATGGCCGGGGAACAGCCGTGGCAGAACCAGTATACGCTGGTGTCCTTCGTGCTTTCCCTGCTGCTGGCGATCCTTGTGACTTACGCCATAGAAAAACCCGCGGCTCGTTTACTCAACAAACTGCGGGCGAAATGGGTTCGTTCAGAGTGAGGCGGTATCTATAATTCTGAATTCTGAATTCTGAATTTGCCGGAACGGCATTATTTCTTCTTCGCCTTCGGCGCGACGCCGCGGATGGTGGCGTTGGGCACGGAGGCCTGTTTCATGAAGGCGCTGGGGCTGATGCCCACGATGTGCTTGAACTGCTTGGAGAAATGGTAGGGATCCTGCATGCCGACTTCCGCGCCGGCCTGGCGGACAGAGCAGTTCTGGTCCCGCAGGAGTTCTTTCGCCCGTTCCATTTTGCAGTGGAGCACATAGCTGAGGGGCGGCATACCCACTTCCGCCACAAAGCGTTTCCGGAAGGTTTCCATGGGCATGCGGGAGATCGCGGCCATGTCGGCCAGGGAGAAGTTGTCTTTATACTGGTTGGCGCGGAGCATGTCCACCACCTTGGCGATCTCGTGGGAGAGCATGGCATCCATAGCCACGGGCTGTCCCCAGTGGGACGCGATCATGCCGTAGAGCAGGTGCTGCAGCTGGTAGGTTGCGTCCGCGGTGCCGCTGTGGCGGACAATGACCTGGACGATCTGCTCCGCCAGGTAGATCTGGCTGGGCAGCGCGCCCTGCTTGAGCGGCATATGGAGAAGCGCGCCCATCTTGCGGACGACCATGGGACTGAGCGGTCCTTCCAGCGCGATCCACAGGCAGCGGGTATCTTCTTCCGTGGAGATTTCACAGCGTTTGTCTCCCCCGGGCAGGAAGCAGGTGGAACCGGCGGACAGGGCGAGTTCGTGATTGTCCCAGAGCAGGACAATGTTTCCCTTTTCCACGGCAAGCCAGACCCACTGATCATG of Aristaeella lactis contains these proteins:
- a CDS encoding acyltransferase family protein, producing MSERRQRIPELDGLRTLMIFIVSWFHIWQQSWLRPVIGSYSLDYLVRSGYVWVDGTVLLSSFLLFLPYAKAMLDRTPAPDTRDFYFRRARRILPGYYFIILVTLLAIAIPWKLYDNPQFLVKDVATHLTFTFPFFTDTYLLTPLGAASWTLAIEVQAYALFPLIARGVMKKPVLMLGVLCAVCFGFRAWCIWALTDYNMVVNQLINFLDVYTVGILAAMVYVRLDGKRAGRTDGQPETAEPQRKPDWRKYGYQVLATFVFIVGFIALLRMLRFQASSMDNTQIQMRQMIYRPVFALCFVSLLLSAPFALLPLRKLLGNPVTKFLGGVSMNYYLIHQTVIVHLKRLRFPPSVSDMPNMAGEQPWQNQYTLVSFVLSLLLAILVTYAIEKPAARLLNKLRAKWVRSE
- a CDS encoding helix-turn-helix domain-containing protein, with amino-acid sequence MHSYLLKEIPDHLAALAVEGYHKPGSLTQASGAWIHSAGSFVLEKGTWPLNPHDQWVWLAVEKGNIVLLWDNHELALSAGSTCFLPGGDKRCEISTEEDTRCLWIALEGPLSPMVVRKMGALLHMPLKQGALPSQIYLAEQIVQVIVRHSGTADATYQLQHLLYGMIASHWGQPVAMDAMLSHEIAKVVDMLRANQYKDNFSLADMAAISRMPMETFRKRFVAEVGMPPLSYVLHCKMERAKELLRDQNCSVRQAGAEVGMQDPYHFSKQFKHIVGISPSAFMKQASVPNATIRGVAPKAKKK